In Deltaproteobacteria bacterium, a single window of DNA contains:
- a CDS encoding NAD(P)/FAD-dependent oxidoreductase, whose product MQKREFDVTIIGAGPNGLICAAYLSRAGLSVCLLEARHETGGGLDTLEFAGFKYNPHAIYHMMAEIMPVVDDFKLKTRGLRFIYPEVQTAVITKDKKPLLFYKDTDRTVAHLTERVGKQQAEKFRKMYADFKEFSDKILIPYTFVPALPPLEMVQLLNRAKDDVGRRFNDIAEMPPIEMLEYYGIEDPLKAAVLNLYSMWGLSPFQALGYIFPLYVYRMTNAALVCGGSHRLSSAMHKAVTAEGCVIMDSAPVAKVLMQGGKASGVILEDGTEIKSRVVASTVDPKQNFINFFGEKEVPPDLSESAKRWEWEKISLFGAHLALAEPPRYLGSEDCPDANQAMVTFLGADSTQEIGDHIDALEDNKFDMDHLMGHTTTVSNHDPIMAPEGNASGRFECLAPYSQDWDKIKWDCAKKAISQWKEYAPNLDVLNTLVYPPTYIEKKIKNMVKGSIKQGAYSPLQMGYSRPNPSCSQCWTPIENFYVCGASVYPGGMIIGGPGYIGANVILSELGMERKWEAPEVVKYARSIGVME is encoded by the coding sequence ATGCAAAAACGGGAATTCGACGTAACCATAATCGGAGCAGGCCCCAACGGCCTCATCTGCGCCGCGTACCTCTCACGCGCAGGTCTTTCCGTGTGCCTTCTGGAAGCCCGCCACGAAACCGGCGGCGGCCTGGACACCCTGGAATTTGCCGGGTTCAAGTACAACCCCCACGCCATTTACCACATGATGGCGGAAATCATGCCGGTTGTTGACGACTTCAAGCTGAAGACCAGGGGACTTCGCTTCATCTACCCGGAGGTCCAGACCGCCGTCATCACCAAGGACAAAAAGCCGCTTCTTTTCTACAAGGACACGGACCGCACGGTGGCTCATCTCACCGAGCGGGTGGGGAAGCAGCAGGCGGAGAAGTTCCGCAAGATGTACGCCGATTTCAAGGAGTTCTCCGACAAGATTCTCATTCCCTACACCTTTGTCCCGGCCCTTCCGCCCTTGGAGATGGTGCAGCTATTAAACCGGGCCAAGGATGACGTGGGCAGGCGCTTCAACGACATTGCGGAAATGCCGCCCATCGAGATGCTGGAATACTACGGCATAGAAGACCCCTTAAAGGCCGCCGTCCTGAACCTCTACTCCATGTGGGGCCTTTCGCCCTTCCAGGCCCTTGGCTACATCTTCCCGCTCTACGTTTACCGCATGACCAACGCGGCCCTGGTCTGCGGCGGCTCCCACCGCCTAAGTTCGGCCATGCACAAGGCCGTGACCGCCGAAGGCTGCGTCATAATGGACTCCGCCCCTGTGGCGAAAGTCCTCATGCAGGGCGGAAAGGCCAGCGGCGTGATTCTGGAGGACGGCACCGAAATCAAGAGCCGGGTGGTGGCCTCCACCGTTGACCCGAAGCAGAACTTCATAAACTTCTTCGGTGAAAAGGAGGTCCCGCCGGACCTTTCCGAGAGCGCAAAACGCTGGGAGTGGGAGAAGATCAGCCTCTTCGGCGCACATCTGGCCCTTGCGGAGCCGCCCAGGTATCTGGGAAGCGAGGACTGCCCGGACGCCAACCAGGCAATGGTGACCTTCCTCGGCGCGGACTCCACCCAGGAGATAGGTGACCACATAGACGCCCTGGAAGACAACAAGTTTGACATGGACCACCTGATGGGCCACACAACGACTGTCTCCAACCACGACCCCATAATGGCCCCGGAAGGCAACGCCTCAGGCCGTTTCGAGTGCCTCGCGCCTTACAGCCAGGACTGGGACAAGATCAAATGGGACTGCGCCAAAAAGGCCATCTCCCAGTGGAAGGAGTACGCGCCGAATCTCGACGTTCTGAACACCCTGGTCTATCCGCCCACCTACATCGAAAAGAAGATCAAAAACATGGTGAAGGGCTCCATCAAGCAGGGCGCTTATTCCCCGCTCCAGATGGGCTACTCGCGGCCCAACCCGTCCTGCTCCCAGTGCTGGACCCCCATCGAGAATTTTTACGTATGCGGGGCCTCGGTCTATCCGGGCGGAATGATAATCGGCGGCCCCGGCTACATAGGGGCCAACGTCATCCTTTCGGAGCTTGGGATGGAGCGCAAGTGGGAGGCTCCCGAAGTGGTGAAGTATGCGCGCAGTATCGGCGTAATGGAGTAG
- a CDS encoding NAD-dependent epimerase/dehydratase family protein — translation MEAKKSGKKAADGKKTVFVTGMAGYVGSLLCRELDRADWCGKFYGMDVKTPLAKYAKGTFRKMDINDPSLVDWVKEVKPDILIHLAFVLNPIQDETLMSHINIDGSRNTLKAIEEAGVKKALIVSSATAYGAFVDNPVPLKETDPIRPHPHFSYARDKAVVEGMCGEFMDMHPEITISLVRPVVIYGPHVDNYLSWLFLLPLGLLPSEHETAIQFVHEDDVVGSILHIIDHDGRGAYNLAPADHMSMREIHQLAGRSVMGLPDWVLQRLFSWTWKLKLPIAKVPGTFYDYVRYPWLVDNSRIVNDLGYRFRYSTRETVEIMFRSKNVKFKSQAA, via the coding sequence ATGGAAGCGAAAAAGAGCGGGAAAAAGGCCGCCGACGGCAAAAAGACCGTGTTCGTGACGGGCATGGCGGGCTACGTGGGAAGCCTCCTGTGCCGCGAGCTTGACCGGGCCGACTGGTGCGGAAAATTTTACGGCATGGACGTCAAGACCCCTCTGGCCAAGTACGCCAAGGGGACATTCCGCAAGATGGACATAAACGACCCGTCGCTTGTGGACTGGGTTAAAGAGGTCAAGCCGGACATCCTCATTCATCTGGCCTTTGTCCTGAACCCCATCCAGGACGAGACCCTGATGAGCCACATAAACATAGACGGAAGCCGCAACACCTTGAAGGCGATAGAGGAGGCCGGGGTCAAAAAGGCCCTCATCGTAAGCAGTGCAACCGCCTACGGCGCCTTTGTCGACAACCCGGTGCCGCTTAAGGAAACCGACCCCATAAGGCCGCATCCGCATTTTTCCTACGCCCGCGACAAGGCGGTGGTGGAGGGCATGTGCGGCGAGTTCATGGACATGCACCCGGAAATTACCATTAGCCTCGTGCGCCCGGTGGTGATCTACGGCCCCCACGTGGACAACTACCTCTCATGGCTCTTCCTGCTCCCCCTGGGGCTTTTGCCCAGCGAGCACGAGACCGCCATCCAGTTCGTTCACGAGGACGACGTTGTGGGATCCATCCTCCACATAATAGATCACGACGGGCGCGGGGCCTATAACCTTGCTCCCGCAGACCACATGAGCATGAGGGAAATCCACCAGCTTGCGGGCCGTTCGGTGATGGGGCTTCCTGACTGGGTCCTTCAGAGGCTTTTCTCCTGGACCTGGAAACTGAAACTTCCCATTGCCAAGGTGCCCGGCACGTTCTATGATTACGTGCGCTATCCGTGGCTCGTGGACAACTCGCGCATAGTGAATGATCTTGGCTACAGGTTCCGGTACTCCACAAGGGAGACGGTGGAGATCATGTTCAGGTCCAAAAATGTAAAGTTCAAGTCCCAGGCCGCGTGA
- a CDS encoding TetR/AcrR family transcriptional regulator, which yields MKKTRAEKVLDAAREIFLTKGYHGTAMDAIAARAGYSKRTIYLDYDNKDALFISVGVEGLEILVERLRKAHQAEAGIEEVINGLLEVVFEFSHQNSDYLRVFFAETSPDIVANCPESIRSRLAGLERSILGMVAGQVERAIEMNVIAPTDPWEAAGIFIGAVLGIILLSMAGSQTVYSSQTLDSMARKAAWLIWRGMYADQPQGTMNGLSSQLQTGSLN from the coding sequence ATGAAAAAGACCCGTGCGGAAAAAGTTTTGGACGCGGCGCGAGAGATATTCCTTACAAAGGGGTATCACGGAACGGCAATGGACGCCATAGCGGCCCGCGCGGGTTACAGCAAGCGCACCATCTATCTTGATTACGACAACAAGGACGCGCTTTTCATAAGCGTTGGGGTGGAGGGCCTGGAAATCCTGGTGGAGCGGCTCCGCAAGGCGCATCAGGCGGAGGCCGGAATCGAGGAGGTGATAAACGGCCTTCTTGAGGTGGTTTTCGAGTTTTCCCACCAGAACAGCGATTACCTTAGGGTCTTTTTCGCCGAAACATCCCCGGACATCGTGGCCAACTGCCCGGAGAGCATCAGAAGCCGCCTTGCGGGCCTTGAACGCAGCATTCTCGGCATGGTTGCGGGCCAGGTGGAAAGGGCGATAGAAATGAACGTGATAGCCCCAACCGACCCCTGGGAGGCGGCGGGGATATTCATAGGCGCGGTGCTGGGAATCATCCTTCTTTCCATGGCCGGAAGCCAGACCGTCTATTCCAGCCAGACGCTGGATTCAATGGCCCGGAAGGCCGCCTGGCTCATCTGGCGCGGCATGTACGCGGACCAGCCCCAGGGAACCATGAACGGCCTTTCCTCACAGCTTCAGACCGGAAGCCTCAATTAG